Part of the Petrotoga olearia DSM 13574 genome, CCAATCCAAAATAGTAGAAATAGATACGTTATACTTAATAGAAATACTATACAATGTTTCGTTACTTTGAACTTGATGTTCAACAATAGAATAAGACGAGAAGCCTACTACAACCAAAATTACGATAACAAAGAATAACGCTATCCTTTTAAGGATGTCCAAAAATCTTCCTCCCCCTAATAGCTCAACAAATGAATAACAAATTTCTTATAATTATACCATATGATGATTCCTCCCATGGTTAAAAATAAATTAATAATTTCTAAATTAACTTTCTCTTATTTTGATTCTTCTAATCATTGACATCACTTAAAATTGGTGCTAGAATAGAACAATCTTATTCGAGAAAAGCCTACGATTGCCAATATGGTAAAAATGGGCTTTAATTTTTTAAATATCTTCAAAAAGCGGGGGGAATATTTGTAATATGCTTATATTTTACTTAATTCCAGCTATTTTGTTGGGATGGTCCCTAGGTTCCAACAATTCTTCCAATATATTTGGACCAGCCGTGGTTTCTGGACTGGTTTCATACAAAAGAGCTATTATAATATCTGCATTTTTTGTTTTAGTCGGTTCCGTTGTTGGAGGTAGAAATGGATTAAATACCTTGGGAGCTTTGACCAATTTAAATGTTGAACTACTATCATTAGCTTTATTTTGTGCTTTTTTAACGATGATATTAATGAGTTTCATTGGGCTTCCTACATCTGCTACCCAGGCTGTTGTGGGAGCTCTTATTGGAATAAGTATTCTAAAAGGAGAATTCAACTCAGCTATTTTAACAAGAATTTTCATTTCTTGGATATTTACACCGATTGGTGCCTTAATATTCGCTTTTATATTATATAGACTTTTAGCACTAATATTTAGAAAATTTTTGGGTGTCGCTACCCAAGATAGGTTCTTAAAAATACTAACTTGGATCGCTATTTGTTATAGCGCATACTCATTAGGAGCTAACAACGTTGCGAACGTTACTGGAGTATTTGCAAACGTTTTATTCACTCCATTTCTTTTACTAATTATAGGTGGTTCATCGATAGCTGTAGGAATTTTATCTACCAACCAAAAGGTTTTGTATACCGTAGGGAAAGGGATTATCGAATTGGATCATTTTTCATCATCTGTATCGATTTTGGGGGCAGGGGTTACCTTGTGGATCTACTCTTTAATTGGTATTCCTATCAGTGCTGCACAGGCTACAATAGGTGCTATTGTGGGTGTTGGATTAGCAGCAGGTACTAGAACTTTTGATACGAACACGATAATGAAAGTAATATTTGGTTGGGTAGGAACACCTATGATTTCTGGAATTATTTCCCTTATAGTATTATTTCTAATTCAATTATTATTTTAAAAAAGGGGAGCACAATACTCCCCTCTATTTTTTATTTTGAAAGTTGTTTGGCCATTATATATTGGTCTATTCCTTGAGCGGCTTTGTGCCCGTCTGCAACTCCATGAATTATATCTGGGCCATGTACAATATCCCCACCTGCAAACAACCACGGTACGCCTTCCACTTGACCGTACTCGTTTGTTTTTATCTTTCCTCTTTCTATCTTCGTGTTCTTTTGGATATCTTCTGGTAAATAACTATAATCTGGAGCCTGTCCAACAGTCATTACGACCATATCCGCATTTATGGTAATAGTGTTATTTTCATCGTATTTTGGATTGAATCTTCCGTTTTTGTCGAATACTTCTACACATTTCCTAAACAACACACCTTTCAATTCTCCATTTT contains:
- a CDS encoding inorganic phosphate transporter, which gives rise to MLIFYLIPAILLGWSLGSNNSSNIFGPAVVSGLVSYKRAIIISAFFVLVGSVVGGRNGLNTLGALTNLNVELLSLALFCAFLTMILMSFIGLPTSATQAVVGALIGISILKGEFNSAILTRIFISWIFTPIGALIFAFILYRLLALIFRKFLGVATQDRFLKILTWIAICYSAYSLGANNVANVTGVFANVLFTPFLLLIIGGSSIAVGILSTNQKVLYTVGKGIIELDHFSSSVSILGAGVTLWIYSLIGIPISAAQATIGAIVGVGLAAGTRTFDTNTIMKVIFGWVGTPMISGIISLIVLFLIQLLF